DNA from Cynocephalus volans isolate mCynVol1 chromosome 2, mCynVol1.pri, whole genome shotgun sequence:
aaccCTATGCACAAAGCCTGGCACAGACTAAGAACCTAATAAATGgtagaaattatttattgaatggataATAATGGCTAACTGAGCACTTCAGGCGTTTTACAGATAtgggatgaatagataaatgggaGGCCTAGAAATAATGAACGAATAATACCTCGTACAGAATAAGCCCCTTGGATCAGaaccctttccctctctcctcgcCCCTACTGCTCCCAGGCCCGGAGACTCCCACATGGTGAGTTTCTCCCCCGCCACGCATCCGGACCGGAGAAATTTTATACCCTCAGGCAGCGCAGGGTGTCTCAGCGGGACCAGCCGTCGGGTGGCGCCCGCGCCTCCAGACAGTCTTCCCGGGGGCAGGAGGCGGAGCTCGGGGACGACCTGGGCGGGGCGAGAGGGAGCCGGAGAGAACCAGAGCTGCGCGCGGTGGGCGGGGGCCAGGAGGGGCGAGCGAGCGCGGGGCGGAGGCCACAGACTTGCTGGCGCGCCGGGTCGCTGAGTTTCAGCGACCCGAGCCGGCTCTTTTTGAAGGCACTTGCAGAGTTAAAGCACATTCTgagctccagccagagtggcgcCTTGCACGTGTTAACAGCAAACACAGAAAGCTAACATTTTGCGTTACCGGTAGTTATCGCTAAAAGTCTGCATGTGAATTCACAGTTGGggggattaaaattaaaatttaaaaagaagtctaAATGTGAGGCCCAGCCTTGCATGTGTCCTGCAACAAGCCCTACGCATAGGCCTCCgctttgtttggtttttctttttttgttttcgtgtgtgtgtgtgtgtgtgtgtgtgtgtgtgtgtgtttaggccTCCACTTTTATTAGGAATGATGACTGTGCTgagtggttagctcagttgcttagagcgcagtgttataacactgaggtgaAGGGATCGGGTGTCCTTAACGGCcagccacaaataaataaataaataaataaataaatagaaagaaatcttTGGGTGTGGGATACTTGCCTTAAATTCAAATTCCCTGACCCCGATCTACGACTGTTTGGTTTTGTAGAACTGTGGACATCTCAGTGATTTTTTGAAGGAGCCCGTCCACAGGTGGCTTTTGGAGCATTATGGTGTTTAAAGCACCCGGACAATATGCCTAAGCAACCTCGGCGGTCCCTCTGCGGAAGGCAACAGGGACAAAGAATATTGGGTGGGAGAGAGACTACTGACAGCGTACCTATTAAAAGAGCATCAAGAAGCCTCCATTGCAGGTACCACAAAAGTAGGCCCTTATCCCCAAAGGCGCTAACTCTTCGGGTTTTCCCGCATGCCGCCACGCGGAGCTCCCGGAACCCTGTGGAACGAGGGAGGGGCTGAGAGTCCCCCAAGCCGCAGGGGGCGCCATTCTGTTTGCTCTGACAGGAATGGGCCACCGGTATCTTTCCGTGCTTGCGCGGCCAGGAAGCCTCACTTCCGGTTCTGCGCGCGCACGGCTTGAGTGCTCCCGGCGCCAGGTAGGTGAGTGGAGGTTGGTGTTTTCTCAGACTCTGAAGCCCATCGCCCTTTGGGACTTTTCCCCCACGTGCTGCGGAGATACGCGCCACCCCAGGTGTCTCTCTGCTTGACCCCCAACCATGCATTCCTCTCGTGCCCGAGCATTCCTCCCTCAGTCTGCCTCAAGGCCACAGCGCCGCCCTCTCCACACGACCCTTTTGGTCAGGCATGCGCCCCCACGCAcgtcttcccctgggtgacactCGGACATCTCGCATCCCCCATTCTCCCTCAGTCTTCTTCCAGTGTCACCTCTCCCTGTAGAGCACTTGCGCGGGGATGGGGAGGGGTGCCTTTATGGAGAACAGGCCCCTGTACCCCACTGAGCCTCTCTGCGCTACCTCCTTCGCCGTTTTTTGCAGACGGCCACCATGAAGTTCAACCCCTTCGTGACCTCGGACCGCAGCAAAAACCGCAAACGCCACTTCAATGCCCCCTCGCACGTGCGCAGGAAGATCATGTCGTCCCCGCTCTCCAAGGAGCTGCGGCAGAAGTACAATGTCCGCTCCATGCCTATCCGCAAGGACGACGAGGTCCAGGTACGTCGTCCTCGCGCTTTTTACCTAGCTACGTGACTCTCAGACGCGGCCTTTGCCTGAGAAGGTCGTGAAGGAGTCACTGCCTTATGCCCTCAGGACCCTGGCAAGTAGTGTGACCTTTTAAATATGTTAGTCCAGAGTTACCAGAGGGTGCCTGCGCTGCTTAAGAGCCTTCAattcttgggccggccccgtggcgcactcgggagagtgcagcgctggagcgccaggttcggatcctatataggaatggccggtgcgcccactggctgagcgcggtgcggacgacaccaagccaagggttgcgatccccttaccggtcacaaaaagacaaaaaaaaaaagagcgttCAATtctttaatagaaataataaagaaaaaaaaaatactatgctAGCCAAGCaaaaatctgtttttcatttaGCCCTGTGGCTGTCAGTTTGCCAGGGTGGCTCTTTGGACCAAAAAGTGCTGCTGTGAGTCGTGTTTTGGTATTTTTGGGTTACTGTGGTTGATGAACAGGCGTTTGTGGGAGCTGGGTATGTGATGGCACTGAATTTGATAGGGAAAatggagaagcagcagcaagtCAGAGATGCAAAAGTATGAAGGTGTGGCCCATGGGGAAAAGTGTAAGCCCTCTGTTTTCTGTGACTGGAGCTTAGGATGtgtggaaaagggaagggagtTGGGGGTGAGTGAAATAGGCAGGGGCTAGATTCActtcttgaataaatatttattgagcacttatcaGACATTGTTCTAGAGGAAAAAGGCTCCTGTTCTTGTGGAGTTTTCATTTTAGAGCAGGGTTTCCCATCTTCAGCTCTtattgacatcttttttttttttttaaagatgaccagtaaggagatcttaaaccttgacttggtgttgtcagcaccacgctctcccaagtgagctaaccagccatccctatatagggatccgaacctgtggcctttgtgttatcaacaccacactctcccaagtgagccatgggctggcccttctaTTCACATCTTGGACTGGACAGTTGCTGTgagggagctgtcctgtgcattgaggagtgtttagcagcatccctggcctctcccCACTAGATACTAGTAGCATTCCTCCCCTTCACAATTGTAGTaagcaaaaatatttcaagatataGCCATATGTTCTCTGGGGGGCAAAAGTGACTCTTCCTCACCCAGTTGAGAATCATTGTtttagagaattaaatgagaaagtgaTGGGGTTTGGTGTATCATCTGAGGCAGTGGGACTCTTTGTAGGCTTAAGGGATATGTTGGAAGGGAAAGACTGGAAGCAGGAGATAAATTAGGCTGGAAGTGTGACAAGAATAGAGTGGAAAGAATAGTTCAAGAGGTATGATCAACAGTTTCAACCTATTCTCTCCTGGATCCTTCCCGTATTCTAGAATGGGGGAACTTCAAATACCTGGAGGGGCTGGATAGACACATTAAATAAGGGAAGTAGGTCTGGATcctcctaccagccagctgccaaaaaaaaaaaaacaaaagggaagTGGGCTGATAAGAAAATGGTGAGTTGGAAAGCTCATACCTCATTTAAAGGAGATAGTCATGTACCTTCAGCCCTTTGCTGCCTTAGAGAAATGCAGGCTCATTGTTGTCAGGTTCTTTGATTTTTgcaagaaaactggaaaattcagattctcttcccctgccccacATTTCCTTCCAGCCACTACTCTGTTTCCCATTTATAGCCAAGCTCCTTAAAAGAGTTGTCTACACTTCACCTCCCATTCACTCTTGGTTGCTCTCCGTTCTGATTCCTGTCTCCAGTACACTATAGAAATTGCTTTGATCGAGATCACCAGTAAACTCCTTGTGACTAAATCCAGTGGACCCATCTTGGTCTGATCAtacttgactcttttttttttgggggggggaccggtaagggcatcgcaacgcttggcatggtgtggtctgcaccacgctcagccagtgagtgcaccggccatccctatataggatccgaacccgcggcctcggcgctcccagcaccgcactctcctgagtgagccacggggctggccccataCTTGACTCTTTTTTAGCAGCATTTGGCATAGTCGTACCACCTTACttgaaatattctctttttggtttttcttacattttagCCTCCCAGTTTATTTCCAACTTCTCAGACTCCTTTGCTGGCTGTTTGTCCTCTTTCTGATCCCTAAATCCTTGAGTTCGTCAAGCCTGGACCTGGTCTAGCTTCTCTTCTTGCTTTGTGTTCTCTTCTATGTAGATAATAGGTAATATCTATTCTCATAGCTTTAAATGTCTGCTCTGTGCTAACTTATATCCGTCTTATATACCAATCTGAAACACTTTCCTGAGCAGACCTGTAGATCTACTTTGAACATCTCTATTTAGATATCTCAGACATCTCTAGCTTCTTATCAAACagtactccccccccccccccgctttttgGGCATTTGACTGGTActgggacccaaacccttgaccttgatgttataacactgcattctaaccaactgagctaaccagccagcacccacCAACACTGTTGATCCTAACATTCCTGCTGCCTCCAAAATCTGATTCTCCTCCCATTTTCCACATCTCAATTAAGTGACACTTATATCTTCCCATTTTCATATGCCATAAACCTTTAAGTTGTTCTTAACCACTCTCCTTAACCACCATTCTAATCTACTACCAAGCCTTGTTGATTCAGTCTCCAAAAAAAGTCTTGAATCTGACTCTTTCCAGTTAGTTCAAGGCATCCCAGCTTCTTCTCTTACCCTTGTCCATTCTCCACAGAGAGGTATTATTTGCAAATCAGATCCTATTAAAAACCTACCAATGGCACTTGATGTGCTTATAAAATCTAAAATCATTGACTGCAAGGGCCCGTGTGATCTAATCCTGGTCTCCTTCTTCAGCCTCATCTCTTCCTAATAACTCTACATGCTCTATAGTTTAACCACACTGGCCTTTTCGGGTCTTTAGATACACCttgatcttttctctctctgcctggagtGCTTGTCCACCTCTTCTTTACTTAGCTAACTCCTTATTTTTCAGGTCTTATCTTAAATGTCagttcctcagagaagccttcccagaTTCTTTAATCAGTATTATAGTataacattctttattttttcttcatagcagtCAACACAatttgaggtctttttttttttttaactgaaacataatttacatacagtaaaatgcacaaGTCACTTTTGGCACTTGTAACATAGTCATCACCCTAATGATGACTGAGGCCATTTTTATTATCGCATTAAGTACCCATGTGCACTCTTCCAGTTAGTgatcatatatttgtatatttatttgttgactGTTTACTAGCCTCACATTAGTCTCCTTAAAGACAGAAAGCTCATCTTGTTTGTTGTCTGACCTCAGTGCAGAGCTGGCACATGGTGAGGACTCAGTCcatatttgtgaatgaatgaaaaaattactGACTAGATGGATGTGAAAAGTGAAATGAAGGTGGGCAGGGAAGAGCTGCCAGTTTTTGAATACTTATAAGGTAtgaattgtttcctttttaaaatatgaagaaactggaactcagATTAAATAATATAGAAATCATACAGAAAATGAGTGTCCACGCCAGGAGTCCAGGTCTCTCTGACTCCAGAGGCCATTCTAGATAAACCTTTCTCCAGCAAGAGAATAAAATAGCCCCAACTGGGTTGTTAAAACTGCCTCTTCTCTCTCGGAACCTTCTGAATCTTACTTAAAAACCTCTTTCTCCGAGTTAGGTGATGGCTCCCCCTACTTTACAGAGGAAATTGAAGCTATCGATCACGATACTTTCTGATATCTGATACTTATCTGATATCAGGAATTTTGTGAACTCCTGGCTCCACACCCACCTACTTACCTGCAGTTCCACCCCTCTTGTCATCGTTTGCTCCTGTTACAATAAAAGCGATATCCCTGTTTCTAACCCATCTGCCACCGTGTGCTGCGGTGCTCCATTCTCTCTTGGAGATCCCTCTGTCCATTGTCCTTTCTCTATAGTTTCGTTTACTCTCTGCCTCCATTCTAGTTTCTTCCCAATAGCAATTAAGCACATTCATGTTTtcccctctttaaaaataaattttcccttCACATCCCCCTCAAATACCTGTCCTTTCTTTAATCTTTTGAGCCAAGCTCCTTGGGGCTGTCTTTTCTCACCTTCACCTCCTCACCAGGTACACTCATCGCCTTACTGTGAACAGCTTCCCTCCCATCACTTCACTGAAAGCACTCTAGCCATGGCTACTAATAACCTCCTTGTTGTCAAATTTGTTAAATACTTTATCCTCTCTGTATTTGATGGTTCTGCAGCATTTGACATTCTTTTCTTGACTGCTGTAACACCACACACTCACGGTTTCCTGTTCTCTCTGGCCACTTTGGTCTCTCTTTGAAGCTCTTccaaaatgttgatttttctcatatttctacATTCTGCCCTGTTCTCATACCATCAGCTCTCAGAGCAAAAAGAGGTTTCAAATTGCATCTCTGGATGACTCCCACATCTCTGACCCAGTTGGCCTTCCAACTGTGTATGAAATTCTCCACTAGAATGTCCCCAGATGCCTCAAATTCAGCATGTTCCAAACTAAACTATATTCTaaaatctgtttctttccctGTGTTCCATACCTCTGGGAAAGGCATATccatcccatccatccatccatccatccgtccatccatccatccatccgtccatccatccatccatccgtccatccatccatccgtccatccatccatccatccgtccatccatccatccatccgtccatccatccatccatccgtccatccatccatccatccatccagttgCCCAACCCAGACTTTGAGTATAGTTCTTGCCTCTTTGCCCTCACCTGTCCAGTCCAATCAATTTAGTCTTATCCCATCTCCCTCCTCACTGAGTCTAGAGTTTGTCTACTTCTCTTTATCCTGGCTGTTCCTTTGGACTCTTGTTATTAACACCTTTCTTCAGTCTTGATCATAGTTAATGGGATTTTTCAGACTTCTTGCAAGTGTGTCCTGAGAGTCTGTGGTGGATTTTTCAATGAGGCATAGCTGTCCTTATTTCAACCTGAAAATCACCTTGAGAAGTAAGCTGAACAATCTTGGTAGACATTTTAGGAGTCTTGAGAGTctctaattctttattttttctttatttttctaataaatttctCTCAGGTTGAACCTCTCATTTTTTATATGTGGTATTTTCTCTATGCCTATTAATCAATGTGGGAGGAGGGGATGAGAGTGTAATACCCTCCAAACTGAAAAGCAACTTTCagaccaaagaatgaagcaggcaaATACATACAAAGATTTTTACTAAAAGGGTAAGCTGCATACAGGGAAGGTCACACACAGTGAAAATCAGACATTTATAGCAGATGAGAGcgcgtgctctctctctctctctctctctctctctctctctctctctctctctctctctctctctctggcttttagGTAAGGCTTAGCTAGTATAACTTTaaagaaatagtttaagaaaagTAGGTTTCCTGTGATCTATGAAGCAGGGAGCTTGCAATGCTTGTGCAAAGGCTAGCTGATAGCAATTGTGATGAGTCATCTAGTCCCTAAGTCCTATGTTCTTGTTATGCTTGCCCTAAGGTTAATCTATTACTGGTcagagaaacaaaggaatgaggttAAACAGAAGTCATTAAGGTGGGCAGGGCACAAGATGGCATTATTCCTGTTAACCCTGTAACAGTCATTGTCCATTTATATTacagataaaagaaggaaaaaactcaGGTGAAGAATTTCCACCTGACCTAGCATAACACAAAGCAGATTTATCCCATAAAAATAGCTGACATTTGATTGCCAAGATTAATCTGTTT
Protein-coding regions in this window:
- the RPL26L1 gene encoding ribosomal protein uL24-like isoform X1 — protein: MGHRYLSVLARPGSLTSGSARARLECSRRQTATMKFNPFVTSDRSKNRKRHFNAPSHVRRKIMSSPLSKELRQKYNVRSMPIRKDDEVQVVRGHYKGQQIGKVVQVYRKKYVIYIERVQREKANGTTVHVGIHPSKVVITRLKLDKDRKKILERKAKSRQVGKEKGKYKEELIEKMQE